From one Caldichromatium japonicum genomic stretch:
- a CDS encoding class I SAM-dependent methyltransferase produces the protein MTGSEYLESEFQHGQVDARGWRHEDLTRLSFADASLSAILSFDVLEHIPDYPAAARECLRCLKPGGVFVFSVPFIVEAQETLVRARLGSDGRIEHLHPPEYHGDPVSDAGCLCYYHFGWELLDQLRDLGFVDVTALDYWSAAHGYLGGNTLLFVARKPAG, from the coding sequence TTGACCGGCAGCGAATATCTCGAGTCCGAGTTCCAGCACGGACAGGTCGATGCGCGCGGCTGGCGTCATGAAGACCTCACGCGCCTGAGCTTCGCGGATGCGAGTCTCTCGGCCATCCTCTCGTTCGACGTCCTGGAGCATATCCCCGATTATCCGGCTGCCGCGCGCGAGTGTCTGCGCTGTCTGAAACCCGGAGGCGTCTTCGTCTTCAGTGTGCCCTTCATCGTCGAGGCCCAAGAGACGCTCGTGCGCGCGCGGCTTGGATCGGACGGCCGGATCGAACATCTCCATCCACCCGAATATCATGGCGATCCGGTCAGCGACGCCGGCTGTCTCTGCTACTACCACTTCGGCTGGGAACTGCTCGATCAGTTGCGTGACCTGGGGTTCGTGGACGTGACGGCGCTCGATTACTGGTCGGCCGCGCATGGCTATCTGGGCGGCAACACGCTGCTGTTCGTGGCGCGCAAGCCGGCTGGGTGA
- a CDS encoding ArsR/SmtB family transcription factor, whose amino-acid sequence MEHDEAAATLAELGNRHRLAVFRYLVKAGQGGASVGEIQQALGIPLSTLSHHLSRMAHVGLIDQTRHGRAILCVPNYAHLAELLAFIQQECCVGHHGDVAVSSVLSADCDATD is encoded by the coding sequence GTGGAACATGATGAGGCTGCGGCCACACTCGCCGAACTCGGCAATCGCCATCGTCTGGCCGTGTTCCGGTATCTGGTCAAGGCGGGGCAGGGCGGGGCCAGTGTCGGCGAGATCCAGCAGGCGCTCGGGATTCCGCTATCGACCTTGTCACATCATCTCTCGCGGATGGCACACGTTGGCCTGATCGATCAGACCCGGCACGGACGGGCGATTCTGTGCGTGCCGAACTATGCGCACCTGGCTGAGCTGTTGGCGTTTATCCAGCAAGAGTGTTGCGTGGGTCATCATGGGGACGTGGCTGTATCGTCAGTGCTGTCGGCTGACTGCGACGCCACAGACTGA
- a CDS encoding MFS transporter, whose product MSALSPTASTLVAGLAIIGTVYGVLAAAYPIAVAEYFGADRVAAVFGVLFTAWGVGGVLGPWASAWVYRLMGSYETALLAAAVAAGLATICSIGLPAHGPRHQADSE is encoded by the coding sequence GTGAGCGCGCTCAGTCCAACAGCGTCGACGCTCGTGGCAGGACTGGCCATCATCGGAACCGTTTACGGTGTCCTGGCCGCAGCCTATCCGATCGCTGTGGCCGAGTATTTCGGCGCGGATCGCGTGGCGGCGGTCTTTGGCGTTCTGTTCACGGCCTGGGGTGTGGGCGGTGTCCTTGGACCCTGGGCCAGCGCCTGGGTCTACCGTCTGATGGGTTCTTACGAGACCGCGCTACTGGCCGCCGCCGTGGCGGCTGGATTGGCCACGATCTGCTCGATCGGCCTGCCTGCTCATGGGCCACGACACCAAGCGGACTCTGAGTGA